Proteins from a single region of Lysinibacillus sp. JNUCC-52:
- the thiI gene encoding tRNA uracil 4-sulfurtransferase ThiI: protein MIWKEILIRYGELSTKGRNKMDFIRRLRENIRYAFADLGHLHIRTERDRMFIAIQDEAQMNVLLAGLPKIFGIQSFSPVAACDKDMDAMKQLAITIMDTFKHEQLTFKVEVKRTDKTFPLDSHSIQREIGGHVLPQYQNLSVKVKHPDVELRVEVRHDSTYMMAQVIPGAGGMPVGSNGKSLLMLSGGIDSPVAGYLMMKRGVRLEAIHFFSPPYTSQNSLEKVKVLANELTKFGASIRLHVIPFTEIQVLIKEKVPSNVSMTTTRRMMLKVADKVREEINALAIVTGESLGQVASQTLESLTAINAVTNTPILRPLISSDKLDIIEIAEKIGTYETSIQPFEDCCTIFTPASPKTKPKLEKVEHYESFSDFDDLIERAVKNREVYIFPKKEQPTDKFADLL from the coding sequence ATGATTTGGAAAGAAATATTAATTCGTTATGGCGAACTTTCTACAAAAGGACGTAACAAAATGGATTTTATCCGTCGTTTACGTGAAAATATTCGCTATGCATTTGCAGATTTAGGGCATTTACACATTCGTACAGAACGTGATCGTATGTTTATTGCTATTCAAGACGAGGCACAAATGAATGTTTTATTAGCAGGATTACCAAAAATATTTGGGATTCAATCATTTAGTCCAGTAGCTGCTTGTGACAAAGATATGGATGCCATGAAACAACTTGCGATTACGATTATGGATACATTTAAACATGAACAATTAACTTTTAAAGTTGAAGTTAAACGTACAGATAAAACATTCCCGTTAGATTCTCACAGTATACAGCGTGAAATTGGTGGACATGTTTTACCTCAATATCAAAACTTATCAGTAAAAGTGAAACATCCTGATGTAGAGCTACGTGTGGAAGTTCGCCACGATTCAACTTACATGATGGCGCAAGTGATTCCTGGCGCAGGTGGAATGCCAGTTGGCTCTAACGGAAAATCTTTATTAATGCTTTCAGGTGGAATTGATAGTCCTGTTGCAGGTTATTTAATGATGAAACGTGGTGTACGTCTAGAAGCAATTCATTTCTTTAGCCCACCATATACAAGCCAAAATTCATTGGAAAAAGTAAAAGTGCTAGCAAATGAGCTAACAAAATTCGGTGCAAGTATTCGATTACATGTAATTCCGTTTACAGAAATTCAAGTGCTTATTAAAGAAAAAGTGCCGTCAAATGTGTCAATGACTACAACGCGTCGTATGATGTTAAAAGTTGCAGATAAAGTACGTGAAGAAATTAATGCACTTGCTATTGTCACAGGGGAAAGTCTTGGCCAAGTAGCAAGTCAGACGCTTGAAAGCTTAACAGCTATTAACGCAGTTACGAATACACCAATTTTGCGTCCTCTTATATCGAGTGATAAATTAGACATTATTGAAATTGCGGAGAAAATCGGCACATATGAAACGTCAATTCAGCCATTTGAAGATTGTTGTACGATCTTCACGCCTGCTAGTCCGAAAACGAAACCAAAGCTTGAAAAAGTAGAGCATTATGAAAGCTTTTCTGATTTCGATGACCTAATTGAGCGTGCTGTAAAAAACCGTGAAGTGTACATTTTCCCGAAAAAAGAACAGCCTACAGATAAATTTGCAGATTTATTATAA
- a CDS encoding alpha/beta-type small acid-soluble spore protein — protein sequence MTNNNGSSNKLAVPGVQQALDQMKYEIAQEFGVQLGADASARANGSVGGEITKRLVQMAESQLKGMPKNQ from the coding sequence ATGACAAACAACAATGGTAGTTCAAACAAGCTTGCAGTACCTGGTGTACAACAAGCACTTGATCAAATGAAATACGAAATTGCACAAGAATTTGGTGTTCAATTAGGAGCTGATGCTTCAGCTCGTGCTAACGGTTCCGTTGGTGGTGAAATCACTAAACGTCTTGTACAAATGGCAGAATCTCAATTAAAAGGTATGCCAAAAAACCAATAA
- the thiD gene encoding bifunctional hydroxymethylpyrimidine kinase/phosphomethylpyrimidine kinase, whose product MHIVTTIAGSDSGGGAGIQADLKTFQELNVFGTSVITALTAQNTLGVSGVLPIDQAFVNKQFHSLLEDFSISAIKTGMLFSSDIIHTIAGAMSNLNIPLIVDPVMIAKGGENLLQQEAVEALKNALLPLATIVTPNIPEAETLTASKIHNLSDIQQAAQSLLKLGVQCVIIKGGHLQDDNFATDYVFFNDGKTFSMQSTRIATKNTHGTGCTFSAALTAFIGQKMPLKQAIIEAKKFIQLAISHDLLIGNGNGPTNHFAYKKFLDTCEVTIHET is encoded by the coding sequence ATGCATATTGTGACGACAATAGCTGGCTCAGATAGCGGTGGTGGAGCTGGTATTCAAGCTGATTTAAAAACTTTCCAAGAATTAAATGTATTCGGGACATCCGTTATTACCGCTTTAACAGCACAAAATACTTTAGGTGTGAGCGGGGTGCTTCCAATTGATCAAGCTTTTGTAAATAAACAATTTCATTCACTGCTTGAGGATTTTTCAATTAGTGCAATAAAAACAGGCATGCTTTTCTCCTCAGATATAATTCATACTATTGCAGGAGCTATGTCTAATTTAAATATTCCACTTATCGTTGATCCTGTAATGATCGCCAAAGGTGGCGAAAACTTATTACAGCAAGAAGCAGTTGAGGCGTTAAAAAACGCTCTATTACCGCTTGCTACAATCGTCACACCTAACATCCCTGAAGCGGAGACGCTTACAGCAAGCAAAATACACAATTTATCAGACATCCAACAAGCTGCACAGTCATTATTAAAGCTAGGTGTTCAATGTGTCATTATTAAAGGTGGTCATCTACAGGATGATAACTTTGCAACAGATTATGTATTCTTCAATGATGGTAAAACATTTTCTATGCAATCTACTCGAATCGCAACGAAAAATACACATGGAACGGGATGTACATTTTCTGCTGCATTAACCGCTTTTATCGGTCAGAAAATGCCTTTAAAACAAGCGATTATTGAAGCGAAAAAGTTTATTCAGCTAGCCATTAGCCATGATTTATTGATTGGCAATGGCAATGGGCCGACAAATCATTTTGCTTACAAAAAATTTCTCGATACTTGTGAGGTAACCATTCATGAAACGTAG
- the thiE gene encoding thiamine phosphate synthase has translation MKRSDLQLYFIMGTANVKNRQPLEILESALQAGITMFQFREKGQQALTNEHYEQFARQCQNLCRKYNVPFIVNDDIDLALKLKADGLHIGQDDHPISLVRQKIGQMILGVSVHTATELQIALTYGADYVGIGPIYATTSKSDAKPPSGTEFLQQARNMYPQLPIVAIGGIDCNNALAVFKAGADGVAVISAICESNDIQKTVSTFKSSSL, from the coding sequence ATGAAACGTAGTGATTTACAGCTTTATTTTATAATGGGCACAGCGAACGTAAAAAATAGACAACCTTTAGAAATACTTGAATCCGCATTGCAAGCAGGCATTACGATGTTTCAGTTTCGTGAAAAAGGACAACAAGCATTGACGAATGAGCACTATGAACAATTTGCACGTCAATGTCAAAACCTATGCAGAAAATACAACGTTCCCTTTATTGTGAATGATGATATCGACCTTGCTCTAAAGCTTAAGGCAGATGGCCTTCACATTGGTCAAGACGACCATCCCATCTCACTAGTGCGACAAAAAATTGGACAAATGATTCTTGGTGTTTCGGTTCATACAGCCACTGAATTACAAATTGCTTTAACATATGGAGCGGATTATGTAGGGATTGGTCCTATTTATGCAACGACGTCCAAAAGCGATGCAAAACCACCTAGTGGAACTGAGTTTTTACAACAAGCAAGAAACATGTATCCGCAATTGCCGATCGTCGCAATTGGTGGCATCGACTGCAACAATGCACTTGCTGTTTTTAAAGCAGGTGCAGATGGCGTAGCGGTTATTTCAGCTATTTGCGAAAGCAATGATATTCAAAAAACAGTTTCAACATTCAAATCATCGTCTTTGTAA